In uncultured Fusobacterium sp., the genomic stretch TATTTGAAACAGGAGCATTCCCATCTAAAGCTGAAGCTGAGAGAAAAGTTGAACTTTTCCTTGCAACTATAGAAAATACATTAGCAAGTGGTGAAGAATTAAACTTTATCGGTTGGGGAAAATTTGAAGTTGTTGAAAGAGCTGAAAGAATTGGAAGAAATCCAAAAACTGGAGAAGAAATTAAAATTGAAGCTAAGAAAACAGTTAAATTCAAACCAGGAAAAACTTTAGTTGATAAAGTTAACTAATTAGTTAAGTTATATAAAAGTATGGCACCTAAATCTTAGGATAAGGGTGCTTTTTTATTGTCGATTTTTAATAATATTAATAAAATAAATAAAAATTCTATAAAGAGAGCTTTTTTCAAATAAAATAGGCTGATAGTTTTTTAACTCCTATCAGCCTAAAATTAATAATTGAGAGATGATAAATATGCAAAATTATTTATACTATTTCTCTTTTTAAAAATATTTAAAATTAATTGAAGTATTTTTTAATTAAAGCATCATATGTTCCATTAGCTTTTATTTCAGCAAGAGCTTTTTCTACTTTTTCAAGAAGAGCTTTATCATTTTTTCTTAAAGCAATTGCATATTCTTCTTGTTCAGCATCAGCTTCAGCAAGAACTAATCCTGGATTTTGTTTTACATAGTTTTTAGCTGGTTCAGAATCAAGTACTACAGCTTCAACTTTGTCGGCTTGTAATGCCATTATTCCAGCATAAGCAGCATTAAATCTTTCAATACTAACTCCTTCAA encodes the following:
- a CDS encoding HU family DNA-binding protein — its product is MTKKDFAKILFETGAFPSKAEAERKVELFLATIENTLASGEELNFIGWGKFEVVERAERIGRNPKTGEEIKIEAKKTVKFKPGKTLVDKVN